The Chitinophaga varians DNA window GCTCGTTTCTTAACCACTCCACCAACAGCGCCGGATTGTTTTTGATATGGCTGTCGGGCATACAAACGGTGGCACCGCCAATGAGGCCTGTCAGGATATCTTTCAGCGAAGCGTCAAAAGTCATCGGCGCCAGCTGGCTGATACGGAAACTACCGTCTATGCCCCACTCCCGCTGATGCCAATGGATGTAATGGCTCAGCGACACGTGGGAGCCGATGATGCCTTTGCTCCTGCCGGTAGAACCCGAAGTGTAAAACACATAAGCACTGCCGGACGCATCGTAGTCCAGATCAGGGTCAGCTACACTGTATACAATATTTTCTATGGGAAGGTGATGTTCAAACGACAACGGCAACACGGTATCCACCGGACTGTCCAGGATAATTACCGTATCGATC harbors:
- a CDS encoding AMP-binding protein gives rise to the protein AVYVPMSADQAVHHLLQVITETGMQAVVTTTAHAATLKQLLAAHAVKIDTVIILDSPVDTVLPLSFEHHLPIENIVYSVADPDLDYDASGSAYVFYTSGSTGRSKGIIGSHVSLSHYIHWHQREWGIDGSFRISQLAPMTFDASLKDILTGLIGGATVCMPDSHIKNNPALLVEWLRNE